A stretch of DNA from Candidatus Saccharimonadales bacterium:
TAAAGGTGCTCTTGCTCGAGGGAATTCATATTTCTGCCGTCGAAGCTTTTCGCGACCAAGGTTTCGATACAATCGACCAACGGCAACAAGCCCTTTCAGAGGAAGAACTGCTCGAGATTATCCCCGAAATACATATTCTAGGTATCCGCTCGGCCACCCAGATAACCCCTTCGGTAATTGCTGCAGGCACGCAATTACTGGCAATCGGCTGTTTTTGCATTGGCACCAACCAAGTTGACCTTTCAACTGCCAAAAAAGCTGGTATTCCGGTCTTTAATGCGCCATTTTCCAATACGCGTAGTGTTGCTGAATTAGTTATCGGCCATATCATCTACTTACTGCGTGGTATACACCAGAAAAATGCCCTTGCCCATCGTGGCCAATGGCTCAAGTCGGCCAAAGATTCGCATGAAGTACGAGGCAAAGTTCTTGGAGTTATTGGATACGGACGAATTGGTACCCAAGTTGGCATTTTAGCGGAAGCATTCGGTATGGAAGTTCTATTTTATGACCCAGTCGCTAAATTAACCCTAGGAAATGCACGCTCAGTAACCAGTTTACCCGACCTTCTCGCGCGTGCTGATGTAGTGACATTACATGTTCCAGAAACCGCAGATACACGGCACATGATTGGACCTAACGAAATCGCGCAGATGAAGTCCGGAGCGAAACTTATTAATTTGTCTAGAGGTTCGGTTGTTGACATCGCAGCGGTCGTTACAGCTTTGAAGAGTCGTCAACTTGGCGGCGCGGCCTTTGATGTCTTCCCTGAAGAACCACCTTCTAACAAACATCTATTCGAATCCGATTTGCAGCAATTTGAAAACGTCGTTTTGACGCCTCACATTGGCGGCAGCACTGAAGAGGCTCAAGAAAATATTGGCGTAGAAGTTGCAAAAAAGTTAATTATTTATAGTACCGCTGGCTCGACTACCATGTCAGTTAATTTCCCCGAGATTGATTTGCCACCGCAACGTGGTAAACACCGCCTGCTTCATATCCATCATAATCAACCAGGCGTCCTTGCAGCACTCAATGAGCTAGTCGCGGCAGCAGGTGGTAACGTCACGGCTGAATATCTACAGACCAATGCAGAGATCGGCTACGCCGTGATCGATATCGACGCTGGAAATAGCAAGCTCGACCAACAGGTTCTTGAGGCAGTTCCCGGCACGATTAAAGTACGGATTTTACACTAAGATCTAGTGAGCTACGATTCCACGTCCGCTTTATGAAGATTCAATGGCACGTTTTTTCCACTGACGTACGTTGACACCCTTAATCAAAAGCCAGAAAGTCATTACGGCTTCTCCTACGAACGTGAACTCGCTGAATACTACGCCAAAATCCGAATTTACGAAGAATACAAATGAATCCGCAAGATATCCAACACACGCAATCATCAGTAGTATTCCGATGAATTTGGGGATAAAGGTCGATTTGAAAACTAGATACCCCATCGGCAACAGCCAAAGTCCAAAGAATATTCCTGCAATCTGGATTCCATATTCATGTAGATTCAAAAACAAATTTATCTGAGCTAATGACGGCCGTGCACTTTCGAGTAGCAACAGTACCGCGCCATTATTAAGCTCGTTTAGCATGGTAATTGGAACGGCAAGTAGTGAGAACAGCACCATCAGTCCTGCCGCGATCCTACTAACAGGTGCAAGGATTTTGTACAAAAATAGCACGACAGCTATATTGACAACTTGGGCGATTAACGCCGCGACAATACTCAGACGAAACAATGATTCATTATTCGTAATATTAGTAACTGTCGCAGCGATGTCTCCGTCTACGATGAGCGTCGAGGGGACATAGATAATCCCAAAGACACCCAGCGGAATTAACAGAAAGTAAAGGAATCCTGCTAATCTTGCGATATTTTTAATGTTGCTGGAATTTATTTTTGTAATCATCGTAATCCTTATGCTGCTACTTTTATCCGACGGGGTGGTAGTCTAAACCCTTTTATAATGAGCCATAGTGGTAGGAATACGAATTCAAACAACCCACCAGGAGCTAGCAGAATCATCCCCGCGTCGCTATTCATATCAACAATACCCATGAAACCAAGTGCAGCTCCTAGTAAAAGCATGGCGTACCCGACCAAACCAAGCACCGCAATAGGTCGTGGAACGAACTTTGAAACAAACAGCAAGTAGGTGAAAATCAGACCACCGATACCGGTTGGGATATAGATTAACAGCATGTCGTTTGGAACTTGCTGTAATGTAATTAGCAAATAAATGCCACAAATCGTAGAAACCATGAATTCCATCACTCGAAGTATTGGATACCATATAGCTAGCTTTCGATTGACCGTTTTTAGAATTTGGTACATGAGTAGACCGATTCCTACTACCGCAATGCCTGAACACATCATAAGTAGCACTCCAATCGTCATTGAAGTCTTGTTAGTATCACCATCCGCAAATGCCGAAATGAGTGAATGACCGATCATCGCTGTGATCATTTGTATGAAAAATAATATTCCTACAATGACTGCTATTTTCCTGGCTGACATATCTTTCTCCTGTAATTTTTACTTAGTTACGTTCTACAGGCTATACTAAGCTAATAAGATACCGGTTACTTGATAGTTTGTGCTATTACGTAGTCTGTCTCTATGAAAGGCCCATTATGCAACCGACATTAAAGCACGTTCAAAAACTCGTAGATCGGATCGAAGAAAATCTGCCTGATGAAATTAACATCGTAGGTCTTGCCGATTCTTTTCATGTGTCGCCTTGGCATTTTCAAAGAACGTTCAAGGCATTAGCCGGCGATACACTGGGCGGATATATCCGCGGGCGAAGACTAACCGAAGCTGCCCGTCTGCTGACAAAAACCGACCTTGGTATTATTGATATCGCACTTCGGGTTGGGTTTAATTCCCACGAAGCATTTAGCCGGGCGTTCAAATTACATTTTGGACTGACGCCGAAAGATTTTAGGAAAAATAGACCTATCATCATATTGAATGAAAAACCGCTTCTTAGTATGGATCTTGTTCGCCATTTAGAAGAAGAGCTTGATCACGAGCCTGTCATCGCAACTACGCCGGAGCAAATTGTTATAGGTATGGATACTTCCATTCCCTCACCTTTTATCACCAATGATGCGTACTGCGAAAAACTGTGGCCGTCATGGATGACACTGCTGAAACGGCAGGATGAAATAGCTGATAGACAGCAGCCGATGTTTTATGGAATCACCGCCAGCCCGTCAGGAAATTTTACCGAAGACACGCTTAGTTTTATAGCTGGCATACCTGTTGCTTCTGCGCGCAATATTCCAGATGGAATGGTAGCACACACACTTCCAAAGCAGCTCGTAGCCATGTTCAAGATCGCTTCAATTGATCACGAAACGGCGCTAAGAACGATCAACTACATATACGGCTATTGGCTGCCTAATTCAATCTACACCAGGGGTAGCGGCAGTGATTATGAGCAATTCGAAGAAACGGATGGTTTTATAGAACCAGGCTTAGGGTCGATGTACGTTATTCCGATCAAACTCAAAAAATAGCTCGGCGCAATTACTAATAGCAAAAAGACCTCGCATTAGCGAGGTCTTTTTGCTCATATAAATCGCAGGGACTATTTAAGGCTAAACGGTGGATATTGGTCAGTGATGAGTAAAACCGCGTAAGCGTTAACTCGTAGGTTCCACCTAGCTACTCCAACAACAAAATCAAACAAACCTTGCGGATATCGGCCAGTGAAAAGAATAGCGAACCAAGCAATGATCGTTGCGCCTAACGCGCCTATGCTAAGTACGACCAACACAAAGTAGTGAGGTACGGCTAATAGCCATTTCACAAGCGGCATCCATTTATTCAGGTCTTGTTTTACATCGGGATATGTTAGCTCCAAGTGGACTGATTGTTTTTCAACTGTTGATGGATAAAGATCCGTCAAAAGGAAAAGATATGCGCTGACTCTCATTGAAAAACGATTGAGTTCTAGAGCAAAATCAAACCACCAGCGCGGGTAGCGTTGTCGAAACAAAATCATGAGGACCGTTGCGGCAAAAAGCCCGACTACAATCCCGCCGCCGTTTTGTGACATTTCTTTTCCTGCTTCATTGCTGAAATTTTCATTCCCGGTTGCAGTTAGTAGAATTAGTATGGCTAATACGGGGATAGCCCATATGACTCGAAAGAATGTCGTCAAACGATCAAGCTTTTTTGGATAGTCAATATTTAGGCTGGCTGGATATACACTTGTTTTTGTTGCCATTGCAATTTTCTCCTATTATTTTTCTGATGATGTATTGGCCGTATATTGAAATACTTGCTCGAGCGGTACATTGAATACGTGCGCTATCTGAAATGCTAGTTCGAGTGTCGGCGAATATTTTCCTTGCTCGATGGCAATAATAGTCTGACGTGTCACGTTAACCTTATCAGCTAGTGCAGCCTGGGTCAATTCACCGTTCATAAACCGAAGGCTTCGAATATTATTAGTGACTTTGGTAGATTTCTGCATACGTTTATAATCCCCGGCGATACGCAACGATCTTTACCATTGTGCTGATAATTGCCGACAAGACAAATGCTGAATACATCGCATTCGCGATCCAAAAATGATCAAATTCAGCCATGGTAAGTCCAAAAGGCACGATCATTGCAACACCCAAAACGATCCCACCTACAAAATCACCTTTACGGTTGATGTCTTTGTCGCGCTCGTCTTTTTTATCCGCTTCGCTAGGTTTGGCGATTGCAATTGCAATCTGGCCGAGTATCGTTACGACTAGGGCGATCCCGATGATCCATAGGATCGTCGATATATATGGAACTTCCGTTATAGCCATGTCCTGCGCCCTATTTAGGATGACGCCTACATATACTACAAATCCCAATACGGTTGTTGCCAGGTAAATCCATTTACCTTTTTCTTCATATGTCATACATTTTCCCCTTTTATATATTACTGTTACTCGTGTGATGTGAGTATGTAGGGAGTGTAAGCTATTGTATACATAATGTCAAATATTTTTTACATTTGAAATTTAGTCATGGCATAAAAAAGCCAGCCACAAGGGCTGGAATTTTCATAGTAGGACAGTTATGAAGTCTTGCGTTTGTAAATCCTAAGTGCCAAGAAATACGAAACAACGAGCAAACCAATACACCATGCGGCCGCACTCCATGCGCTGTCGCCAATTGTTCCATTAGTAAGAAGTGAACGCATCGTTTCGACAATTGGTGTCATAGGCTGGTGTTCCGCGAAAGAGCGTACGACTGGGTTCATGCCGTCTGTGGGTGTAAAAGCAGGGCTTACAAAAACCAGCAGAAGCAGAAGATAGCTAAACGACCCCGCCCCTTCAACCGTTTTCGCAAGCAGGCCAAACATAATAGCCAACCATGTCGTAGCTGCAGTAAATAGTGTCAGTAGACCGCCGAATAGAAGCCATTCTACTATCCCAGCACTCGGCCGGAATCCTACTATAAGCGCTACGAGAATAACAAGTAGCACCGAAAAGAGGTTAGATGCTACCGACGATACGGCATGGCCGCCCAGAATGGATGACGGCGCAACTGGCATTGTTTTGAAACGATTAATAATACCTTTTTGCAAATCCATATTTACGCGCACGGCCGCATAAGCTATGCCGCTCACGACGCACATAGCTACGATCCCAGGCACGATAAAGTCGACATACTTAACCGAGCCATTACCAAGCGAGCTACCTAGGCCGCCAAATACGTACACAAAAAGTAACATCATTGCAATCGGCGTAGCAGCCACTGTGATAATTGTGTCCATACTACGGACAGTGTGGCGCAGGCTTCGTTTCGCCATAGTCCACGTATCTTGTAGAGCACGCATTATTTCGTCTCCTTTTCGTTAATAATTTTTAAGAATACGTCGTCAAGCGTTGGGGCTTTTTGTGCAAACTCGGTTGTCTCGATTTTTGCAGCTTCAAGTTGGCCCAGCAAACGAGTAAGTTGCGTAACGCTTCCGTCAGTTGTCACCGTCAGTGAAACAACCTCGTCATTTCGGACCATTGCATAATTCGCAAGAAGCTTTTCCGCGGCATCTAGTTGTTTTTGGTTATGAAATCGTAGGTCAATTTGCCCCTGCGGCAAGAGTTTCTTTAGTTCATTGGCAGTTCCTTCGGCTACAATTTTTCCGTTCTTTAAAATAGCAATTTTATCCGCCAGCTGATCCGCTTCATCTAAATACTGCGTGGTAAGAAACACTGTCGTACCGTTTTTAGCGAGTGTTTTGATCGTTTCCCACATAGCGTTACGTCCTTGTGGATCTAGACCGGTAGTGGGCTCATCAAAAAAGATAATTGAAGGATTGCCAATTAAGCTCATGGCGATATCAAGACGGCGTTGCATTCCACCAGAAAACGTACTCGTCCGACGGTCGGCAGCGTCTACAAGATCGAATTTTTTTAGTAGTTCTTCCGCAGTACGAGACGGATCTTTGACATGTCGAAGATCACCAATCAATACAAGATTTTCCCTGGCAGTAAGAACGTCATCTACGGCCGCGAACTGACCTGTAAGGCTAATGTGGTCCCGAACTTTATCAGCCTGCTTCGAGAC
This window harbors:
- the serA gene encoding phosphoglycerate dehydrogenase translates to MVNARLSPPKQKIKVLLLEGIHISAVEAFRDQGFDTIDQRQQALSEEELLEIIPEIHILGIRSATQITPSVIAAGTQLLAIGCFCIGTNQVDLSTAKKAGIPVFNAPFSNTRSVAELVIGHIIYLLRGIHQKNALAHRGQWLKSAKDSHEVRGKVLGVIGYGRIGTQVGILAEAFGMEVLFYDPVAKLTLGNARSVTSLPDLLARADVVTLHVPETADTRHMIGPNEIAQMKSGAKLINLSRGSVVDIAAVVTALKSRQLGGAAFDVFPEEPPSNKHLFESDLQQFENVVLTPHIGGSTEEAQENIGVEVAKKLIIYSTAGSTTMSVNFPEIDLPPQRGKHRLLHIHHNQPGVLAALNELVAAAGGNVTAEYLQTNAEIGYAVIDIDAGNSKLDQQVLEAVPGTIKVRILH
- a CDS encoding DUF4386 domain-containing protein, with the translated sequence MITKINSSNIKNIARLAGFLYFLLIPLGVFGIIYVPSTLIVDGDIAATVTNITNNESLFRLSIVAALIAQVVNIAVVLFLYKILAPVSRIAAGLMVLFSLLAVPITMLNELNNGAVLLLLESARPSLAQINLFLNLHEYGIQIAGIFFGLWLLPMGYLVFKSTFIPKFIGILLMIACVGYLADSFVFFVNSDFGVVFSEFTFVGEAVMTFWLLIKGVNVRQWKKRAIESS
- a CDS encoding DUF4386 domain-containing protein translates to MSARKIAVIVGILFFIQMITAMIGHSLISAFADGDTNKTSMTIGVLLMMCSGIAVVGIGLLMYQILKTVNRKLAIWYPILRVMEFMVSTICGIYLLITLQQVPNDMLLIYIPTGIGGLIFTYLLFVSKFVPRPIAVLGLVGYAMLLLGAALGFMGIVDMNSDAGMILLAPGGLFEFVFLPLWLIIKGFRLPPRRIKVAA
- a CDS encoding AraC family transcriptional regulator gives rise to the protein MQPTLKHVQKLVDRIEENLPDEINIVGLADSFHVSPWHFQRTFKALAGDTLGGYIRGRRLTEAARLLTKTDLGIIDIALRVGFNSHEAFSRAFKLHFGLTPKDFRKNRPIIILNEKPLLSMDLVRHLEEELDHEPVIATTPEQIVIGMDTSIPSPFITNDAYCEKLWPSWMTLLKRQDEIADRQQPMFYGITASPSGNFTEDTLSFIAGIPVASARNIPDGMVAHTLPKQLVAMFKIASIDHETALRTINYIYGYWLPNSIYTRGSGSDYEQFEETDGFIEPGLGSMYVIPIKLKK
- a CDS encoding DUF4389 domain-containing protein encodes the protein MATKTSVYPASLNIDYPKKLDRLTTFFRVIWAIPVLAILILLTATGNENFSNEAGKEMSQNGGGIVVGLFAATVLMILFRQRYPRWWFDFALELNRFSMRVSAYLFLLTDLYPSTVEKQSVHLELTYPDVKQDLNKWMPLVKWLLAVPHYFVLVVLSIGALGATIIAWFAILFTGRYPQGLFDFVVGVARWNLRVNAYAVLLITDQYPPFSLK
- a CDS encoding helix-turn-helix transcriptional regulator encodes the protein MQKSTKVTNNIRSLRFMNGELTQAALADKVNVTRQTIIAIEQGKYSPTLELAFQIAHVFNVPLEQVFQYTANTSSEK
- a CDS encoding ABC transporter permease, with protein sequence MRALQDTWTMAKRSLRHTVRSMDTIITVAATPIAMMLLFVYVFGGLGSSLGNGSVKYVDFIVPGIVAMCVVSGIAYAAVRVNMDLQKGIINRFKTMPVAPSSILGGHAVSSVASNLFSVLLVILVALIVGFRPSAGIVEWLLFGGLLTLFTAATTWLAIMFGLLAKTVEGAGSFSYLLLLLVFVSPAFTPTDGMNPVVRSFAEHQPMTPIVETMRSLLTNGTIGDSAWSAAAWCIGLLVVSYFLALRIYKRKTS
- a CDS encoding ATP-binding cassette domain-containing protein; protein product: MEKHQLAIEVENLQKSYKKVKVLQDVSFNVEKGTVFALLGANGAGKTTTINILTTLLEANSGTAVVSGFDVSKQADKVRDHISLTGQFAAVDDVLTARENLVLIGDLRHVKDPSRTAEELLKKFDLVDAADRRTSTFSGGMQRRLDIAMSLIGNPSIIFFDEPTTGLDPQGRNAMWETIKTLAKNGTTVFLTTQYLDEADQLADKIAILKNGKIVAEGTANELKKLLPQGQIDLRFHNQKQLDAAEKLLANYAMVRNDEVVSLTVTTDGSVTQLTRLLGQLEAAKIETTEFAQKAPTLDDVFLKIINEKETK